Proteins from one Megalopta genalis isolate 19385.01 chromosome 1, iyMegGena1_principal, whole genome shotgun sequence genomic window:
- the LOC117217920 gene encoding uncharacterized protein LOC117217920 isoform X4, producing the protein METEVRTLKQELVRTQEALKTATKRCRDLVKELDNRAAGHESERSLRDQQLSRILRALLVLEARLKQEQKSIRQLLCEKDNVIRNQQLEIARLRRYTKNYIKCKREQTLGKTTIKMETANTIDECHLQSSNVEADLRQDNSISKDIQTLKCEIITKLNSSEVPVTLEGLDRGVKKTHSFAGSDISKTSLTSSENTDVSIITTTTEGSPSLLSTEGFCEGESTDVSPGSTLNKSSRCTPTMVTDSENETTMIFDDNDDDADAMITEKGSKLPKKKIGISRLKHPKACKESEVIEATSIARTESKDDGMDCNFASEDEEKEPEPIYVNACNETEATRNLEQTETVPEPLKATEDYSNNNSNDEGGNNNANENSIAQKMEIEEQNTEETSGNWYSDPDEDRINDDVFRHSTYRPNSNHNSVLECVNQILLRDMEEEESILSVPRRFKHRGRIVRFQPARLSDIESVGSEMERKNSEEPNTEQEVPASEFHDVPANSFEPSATEDEFGMSLAQTVPTNVAANITSHESSLEDESEESKAIPIVIIEPKVEVEEARSTFPCSQVQKAKGANATSPPLKLEMIEEKACLQISSKGLTIAKNLDYEDIESLPEIISPPPKTPPALPPKPQFKNNTLILKKIPSPSFLIDETRKKQPLLESGSSEHSKKIFGFISSPLKSAGINITSARSLNFDDAINKATGTNEEGNFWKNRFNNVRSSFQTRQNSLEASGEQARKVPRVTNIVRHFEEFKIGGESDEQTKERNKTKEKHVHAEFDQEFDIRQNFEEFNLDECNLSDDPDRPEGDGSERLGNLGATVSQNEKNGTTKDNNNVPVTTTSNLSSGYDHFLEATGLSNKSILTPSRLLSNHKSMLKPKDVKYKNKIKATAVLEKHGVSTTSNTTHVRHWTGPFV; encoded by the exons ATGGAGACCGAGGTGCGAACGCTCAAGCAGGAGCTGGTTCGCACCCAGGAAGCCTTGAAGACGGCCACGAAGAGGTGCCGCGACCTGGTGAAAGAGCTGGACAATCGCGCCGCGGGTCATGAGTCCGAGAGGAGCCTCCGGGACCAGCAACTCTCGCGGATACTTCGCGCCCTGCTCGTCCTCGAAGCGCGGCTCAAGCAGGAGCAGAAGTCGATTAGGCAACTGCTCTGCGAAAAGGACAACGTCATTAGGAATCAACAGCTGGAGATCGCGAGGCTCAGGCGTTACACGAAGAACTACATCAAGTGCAAACGCGAGCAGACGCTCGGCAAAACCACGATAAAGATGGAAACGGCGAACACCATCGATGAGTGCCATCTGCAATCGTCCAACGTCGAA GCGGACCTCAGGCAGGACAACAGTATTAGCAAGGACATCCAGACGCTGAAATGCGAGATAATCACGAAGTTGAATTCGTCGGAAGTGCCTGTTACGCTCGAGGGCTTGGACAGAGGAGTGAAGAAGACCCACAGCTTCGCCGGCAGCGATATCTCGAAAACGAGTCTAACTAGTAGCGAGAACACGGACGTGTCCATTATCACGACCACCACGGAGGGCAGTCCTTCGCTGCTGAGCACAGAGGGTTTCTGCGAAGGCGAGAGCACGGACGTTTCTCCTGGCTCGACGCTGAACAAGTCCAGCAGATGTACACCGACCATGGTCACCGACAGCGAGAACGAGACCACGATGATTttcgacgacaacgacgacgacgcggaCGCCATGATCACGGAGAAAGGCTCGAAATTGCCCAAGAAGAAGATAGGTATAAGTAGATTAAAGCATCCGAAAGCTTGCAAAGAGTCGGAGGTGATAGAGGCTACGAGCATCGCGAGGACCGAGAGCAAGGACGACGGGATGGACTGCAATTTCGCCTCGGAGGACGAGGAGAAGGAACCGGAGCCCATTTATGTGAACGCTTGCAACGAGACCGAGGCAACTAGGAACTTGGAGCAAACCGAGACCGTGCCGGAGCCGCTGAAAGCGACTGAggattatagtaataataacagcaACGACGAGGGTGGTAATAACAACGCCAATGAGAATAGCAT AGCCCAAAAAATGGAGATCGAAGAACAAAACACGGAAGAAACCAGCGGGAACTGGTACAGCGATCCGGACGAGGACAGGATCAACGACGACGTTTTTAGGCACAGCACGTATCGACCAAATAGCAACCACAATTCCGTCTTGGAATGCGTGAACCAGATTCTTTTGAGAGATATGGAGGAAGAGGAAAGCATACTCTCCGTGCCTAGAAGATTCAAGCATCGGGGAAGAATCGTCCGGTTTCAGCCGGCAAGATTGTCCGACATCGAGTCGGTGGGTTCTGAGATGGAGAGGAAGAATTCCGAGGAACCTAACACGGAACAAGAGGTGCCGGCCTCCGAGTTTCACGATGTTCCTGCAAACAGTTTCGAGCCGTCTGCCACGGAAGATGAGTTTGGGATGAGCCTTGCCCAAACTGTTCCTACGAACGTTGCTGCGAATATCACCAGTCACGAGTCAAGCTTGGAAGACGAATCGGAGGAATCGAAAGCCATTCCTATCGTAATAATAGAGCCAAAGGTAGAAGTCGAGGAGGCGAGGAGTACGTTTCCTTGCTCGCAGGTGCAGAAAGCGAAAGGAGCTAACGCGACGAGTCCTCCGTTGAAATTGGAAATGATCGAGGAGAAGGCCTGCTTGCAGATTTCTTCGAAAGGATTGACCATAGCGAAGAATCTTGACTACGAGGACATCGAGTCTCTGCCGGAAATAATATCGCCTCCTCCGAAAACGCCACCAGCGTTGCCGCCTAAGCCGCAATTCAAAAACAACACGTTGATCCTGAAGAAGATCCCTAGTCCCTCGTTTCTGATCGACGAGACACGGAAGAAGCAACCGTTGCTCGAATCTGGTTCCTCCGAGCACAGCAAAAAGATCTTCGGCTTCATATCCTCGCCGTTGAAATCGGCCGGGATAAATATAACTTCCGCGCGAAGTTTGAACTTCGACGACGCCATCAATAAAGCCACGGGAACGAACGAGGAAGGGAATTTTTGGAAGAATCGATTCAATAACGTTCGTTCCTCGTTCCAGACGCGACAGAACAGCCTCGAAGCTAGCGGAGAGCAAGCTAGGAAGGTGCCTAGGGTGACCAACATCGTGCGCCATTTTGAAGAGTTCAAGATCGGCGGCGAGTCCGACGAGcaaacgaaggaaagaaataaaaCGAAGGAGAAGCACGTCCACGCCGAGTTCGATCAAGAATTCGACATCCGGCAGAATTTTGAAGAGTTCAATCTTGACGAGTGCAATTTGTCCGATGATCCGGACAGGCCGGAAGGCGACGGTTCAGAGAGACTTGGCAATCTTGGGGCCACGGTTAGTCAGAACGAAAAGAACGGCACAACCAAAGACAATAATAATGTTCCTGTTACTACGACGAGCAATTTGAGCAGCGGTTACGATCACTTTCTAGAAGCAACGGGTCTGAGCAATAAATCGATATTGACGCCTTCAAGGTTGTTGAGTAACCACAAAAGTATGCTGAAACCGAAAGACGTGAAATACAAGAATAAAATTAAAGCAACCGCTGTATTAGAGAAGCATGGTGTTTCGACTACCAGCAATACAACTCACGTGAGACATTGGACTGGACCGTTCGTCTGA
- the LOC117217920 gene encoding uncharacterized protein LOC117217920 isoform X2, with amino-acid sequence MWFHRETSAIFYVDADIKPANFVENDKMETEVRTLKQELVRTQEALKTATKRCRDLVKELDNRAAGHESERSLRDQQLSRILRALLVLEARLKQEQKSIRQLLCEKDNVIRNQQLEIARLRRYTKNYIKCKREQTLGKTTIKMETANTIDECHLQSSNVEADLRQDNSISKDIQTLKCEIITKLNSSEVPVTLEGLDRGVKKTHSFAGSDISKTSLTSSENTDVSIITTTTEGSPSLLSTEGFCEGESTDVSPGSTLNKSSRCTPTMVTDSENETTMIFDDNDDDADAMITEKGSKLPKKKIGISRLKHPKACKESEVIEATSIARTESKDDGMDCNFASEDEEKEPEPIYVNACNETEATRNLEQTETVPEPLKATEDYSNNNSNDEGGNNNANENSIAQKMEIEEQNTEETSGNWYSDPDEDRINDDVFRHSTYRPNSNHNSVLECVNQILLRDMEEEESILSVPRRFKHRGRIVRFQPARLSDIESVGSEMERKNSEEPNTEQEVPASEFHDVPANSFEPSATEDEFGMSLAQTVPTNVAANITSHESSLEDESEESKAIPIVIIEPKVEVEEARSTFPCSQVQKAKGANATSPPLKLEMIEEKACLQISSKGLTIAKNLDYEDIESLPEIISPPPKTPPALPPKPQFKNNTLILKKIPSPSFLIDETRKKQPLLESGSSEHSKKIFGFISSPLKSAGINITSARSLNFDDAINKATGTNEEGNFWKNRFNNVRSSFQTRQNSLEASGEQARKVPRVTNIVRHFEEFKIGGESDEQTKERNKTKEKHVHAEFDQEFDIRQNFEEFNLDECNLSDDPDRPEGDGSERLGNLGATVSQNEKNGTTKDNNNVPVTTTSNLSSGYDHFLEATGLSNKSILTPSRLLSNHKSMLKPKDVKYKNKIKATAVLEKHGVSTTSNTTHVRHWTGPFV; translated from the exons ATGGAGACCGAGGTGCGAACGCTCAAGCAGGAGCTGGTTCGCACCCAGGAAGCCTTGAAGACGGCCACGAAGAGGTGCCGCGACCTGGTGAAAGAGCTGGACAATCGCGCCGCGGGTCATGAGTCCGAGAGGAGCCTCCGGGACCAGCAACTCTCGCGGATACTTCGCGCCCTGCTCGTCCTCGAAGCGCGGCTCAAGCAGGAGCAGAAGTCGATTAGGCAACTGCTCTGCGAAAAGGACAACGTCATTAGGAATCAACAGCTGGAGATCGCGAGGCTCAGGCGTTACACGAAGAACTACATCAAGTGCAAACGCGAGCAGACGCTCGGCAAAACCACGATAAAGATGGAAACGGCGAACACCATCGATGAGTGCCATCTGCAATCGTCCAACGTCGAA GCGGACCTCAGGCAGGACAACAGTATTAGCAAGGACATCCAGACGCTGAAATGCGAGATAATCACGAAGTTGAATTCGTCGGAAGTGCCTGTTACGCTCGAGGGCTTGGACAGAGGAGTGAAGAAGACCCACAGCTTCGCCGGCAGCGATATCTCGAAAACGAGTCTAACTAGTAGCGAGAACACGGACGTGTCCATTATCACGACCACCACGGAGGGCAGTCCTTCGCTGCTGAGCACAGAGGGTTTCTGCGAAGGCGAGAGCACGGACGTTTCTCCTGGCTCGACGCTGAACAAGTCCAGCAGATGTACACCGACCATGGTCACCGACAGCGAGAACGAGACCACGATGATTttcgacgacaacgacgacgacgcggaCGCCATGATCACGGAGAAAGGCTCGAAATTGCCCAAGAAGAAGATAGGTATAAGTAGATTAAAGCATCCGAAAGCTTGCAAAGAGTCGGAGGTGATAGAGGCTACGAGCATCGCGAGGACCGAGAGCAAGGACGACGGGATGGACTGCAATTTCGCCTCGGAGGACGAGGAGAAGGAACCGGAGCCCATTTATGTGAACGCTTGCAACGAGACCGAGGCAACTAGGAACTTGGAGCAAACCGAGACCGTGCCGGAGCCGCTGAAAGCGACTGAggattatagtaataataacagcaACGACGAGGGTGGTAATAACAACGCCAATGAGAATAGCAT AGCCCAAAAAATGGAGATCGAAGAACAAAACACGGAAGAAACCAGCGGGAACTGGTACAGCGATCCGGACGAGGACAGGATCAACGACGACGTTTTTAGGCACAGCACGTATCGACCAAATAGCAACCACAATTCCGTCTTGGAATGCGTGAACCAGATTCTTTTGAGAGATATGGAGGAAGAGGAAAGCATACTCTCCGTGCCTAGAAGATTCAAGCATCGGGGAAGAATCGTCCGGTTTCAGCCGGCAAGATTGTCCGACATCGAGTCGGTGGGTTCTGAGATGGAGAGGAAGAATTCCGAGGAACCTAACACGGAACAAGAGGTGCCGGCCTCCGAGTTTCACGATGTTCCTGCAAACAGTTTCGAGCCGTCTGCCACGGAAGATGAGTTTGGGATGAGCCTTGCCCAAACTGTTCCTACGAACGTTGCTGCGAATATCACCAGTCACGAGTCAAGCTTGGAAGACGAATCGGAGGAATCGAAAGCCATTCCTATCGTAATAATAGAGCCAAAGGTAGAAGTCGAGGAGGCGAGGAGTACGTTTCCTTGCTCGCAGGTGCAGAAAGCGAAAGGAGCTAACGCGACGAGTCCTCCGTTGAAATTGGAAATGATCGAGGAGAAGGCCTGCTTGCAGATTTCTTCGAAAGGATTGACCATAGCGAAGAATCTTGACTACGAGGACATCGAGTCTCTGCCGGAAATAATATCGCCTCCTCCGAAAACGCCACCAGCGTTGCCGCCTAAGCCGCAATTCAAAAACAACACGTTGATCCTGAAGAAGATCCCTAGTCCCTCGTTTCTGATCGACGAGACACGGAAGAAGCAACCGTTGCTCGAATCTGGTTCCTCCGAGCACAGCAAAAAGATCTTCGGCTTCATATCCTCGCCGTTGAAATCGGCCGGGATAAATATAACTTCCGCGCGAAGTTTGAACTTCGACGACGCCATCAATAAAGCCACGGGAACGAACGAGGAAGGGAATTTTTGGAAGAATCGATTCAATAACGTTCGTTCCTCGTTCCAGACGCGACAGAACAGCCTCGAAGCTAGCGGAGAGCAAGCTAGGAAGGTGCCTAGGGTGACCAACATCGTGCGCCATTTTGAAGAGTTCAAGATCGGCGGCGAGTCCGACGAGcaaacgaaggaaagaaataaaaCGAAGGAGAAGCACGTCCACGCCGAGTTCGATCAAGAATTCGACATCCGGCAGAATTTTGAAGAGTTCAATCTTGACGAGTGCAATTTGTCCGATGATCCGGACAGGCCGGAAGGCGACGGTTCAGAGAGACTTGGCAATCTTGGGGCCACGGTTAGTCAGAACGAAAAGAACGGCACAACCAAAGACAATAATAATGTTCCTGTTACTACGACGAGCAATTTGAGCAGCGGTTACGATCACTTTCTAGAAGCAACGGGTCTGAGCAATAAATCGATATTGACGCCTTCAAGGTTGTTGAGTAACCACAAAAGTATGCTGAAACCGAAAGACGTGAAATACAAGAATAAAATTAAAGCAACCGCTGTATTAGAGAAGCATGGTGTTTCGACTACCAGCAATACAACTCACGTGAGACATTGGACTGGACCGTTCGTCTGA
- the LOC117217920 gene encoding uncharacterized protein LOC117217920 isoform X1: protein MIVSTILSSVTGFHRRHSNDAGRSAELTMETEVRTLKQELVRTQEALKTATKRCRDLVKELDNRAAGHESERSLRDQQLSRILRALLVLEARLKQEQKSIRQLLCEKDNVIRNQQLEIARLRRYTKNYIKCKREQTLGKTTIKMETANTIDECHLQSSNVEADLRQDNSISKDIQTLKCEIITKLNSSEVPVTLEGLDRGVKKTHSFAGSDISKTSLTSSENTDVSIITTTTEGSPSLLSTEGFCEGESTDVSPGSTLNKSSRCTPTMVTDSENETTMIFDDNDDDADAMITEKGSKLPKKKIGISRLKHPKACKESEVIEATSIARTESKDDGMDCNFASEDEEKEPEPIYVNACNETEATRNLEQTETVPEPLKATEDYSNNNSNDEGGNNNANENSIAQKMEIEEQNTEETSGNWYSDPDEDRINDDVFRHSTYRPNSNHNSVLECVNQILLRDMEEEESILSVPRRFKHRGRIVRFQPARLSDIESVGSEMERKNSEEPNTEQEVPASEFHDVPANSFEPSATEDEFGMSLAQTVPTNVAANITSHESSLEDESEESKAIPIVIIEPKVEVEEARSTFPCSQVQKAKGANATSPPLKLEMIEEKACLQISSKGLTIAKNLDYEDIESLPEIISPPPKTPPALPPKPQFKNNTLILKKIPSPSFLIDETRKKQPLLESGSSEHSKKIFGFISSPLKSAGINITSARSLNFDDAINKATGTNEEGNFWKNRFNNVRSSFQTRQNSLEASGEQARKVPRVTNIVRHFEEFKIGGESDEQTKERNKTKEKHVHAEFDQEFDIRQNFEEFNLDECNLSDDPDRPEGDGSERLGNLGATVSQNEKNGTTKDNNNVPVTTTSNLSSGYDHFLEATGLSNKSILTPSRLLSNHKSMLKPKDVKYKNKIKATAVLEKHGVSTTSNTTHVRHWTGPFV, encoded by the exons ATGGAGACCGAGGTGCGAACGCTCAAGCAGGAGCTGGTTCGCACCCAGGAAGCCTTGAAGACGGCCACGAAGAGGTGCCGCGACCTGGTGAAAGAGCTGGACAATCGCGCCGCGGGTCATGAGTCCGAGAGGAGCCTCCGGGACCAGCAACTCTCGCGGATACTTCGCGCCCTGCTCGTCCTCGAAGCGCGGCTCAAGCAGGAGCAGAAGTCGATTAGGCAACTGCTCTGCGAAAAGGACAACGTCATTAGGAATCAACAGCTGGAGATCGCGAGGCTCAGGCGTTACACGAAGAACTACATCAAGTGCAAACGCGAGCAGACGCTCGGCAAAACCACGATAAAGATGGAAACGGCGAACACCATCGATGAGTGCCATCTGCAATCGTCCAACGTCGAA GCGGACCTCAGGCAGGACAACAGTATTAGCAAGGACATCCAGACGCTGAAATGCGAGATAATCACGAAGTTGAATTCGTCGGAAGTGCCTGTTACGCTCGAGGGCTTGGACAGAGGAGTGAAGAAGACCCACAGCTTCGCCGGCAGCGATATCTCGAAAACGAGTCTAACTAGTAGCGAGAACACGGACGTGTCCATTATCACGACCACCACGGAGGGCAGTCCTTCGCTGCTGAGCACAGAGGGTTTCTGCGAAGGCGAGAGCACGGACGTTTCTCCTGGCTCGACGCTGAACAAGTCCAGCAGATGTACACCGACCATGGTCACCGACAGCGAGAACGAGACCACGATGATTttcgacgacaacgacgacgacgcggaCGCCATGATCACGGAGAAAGGCTCGAAATTGCCCAAGAAGAAGATAGGTATAAGTAGATTAAAGCATCCGAAAGCTTGCAAAGAGTCGGAGGTGATAGAGGCTACGAGCATCGCGAGGACCGAGAGCAAGGACGACGGGATGGACTGCAATTTCGCCTCGGAGGACGAGGAGAAGGAACCGGAGCCCATTTATGTGAACGCTTGCAACGAGACCGAGGCAACTAGGAACTTGGAGCAAACCGAGACCGTGCCGGAGCCGCTGAAAGCGACTGAggattatagtaataataacagcaACGACGAGGGTGGTAATAACAACGCCAATGAGAATAGCAT AGCCCAAAAAATGGAGATCGAAGAACAAAACACGGAAGAAACCAGCGGGAACTGGTACAGCGATCCGGACGAGGACAGGATCAACGACGACGTTTTTAGGCACAGCACGTATCGACCAAATAGCAACCACAATTCCGTCTTGGAATGCGTGAACCAGATTCTTTTGAGAGATATGGAGGAAGAGGAAAGCATACTCTCCGTGCCTAGAAGATTCAAGCATCGGGGAAGAATCGTCCGGTTTCAGCCGGCAAGATTGTCCGACATCGAGTCGGTGGGTTCTGAGATGGAGAGGAAGAATTCCGAGGAACCTAACACGGAACAAGAGGTGCCGGCCTCCGAGTTTCACGATGTTCCTGCAAACAGTTTCGAGCCGTCTGCCACGGAAGATGAGTTTGGGATGAGCCTTGCCCAAACTGTTCCTACGAACGTTGCTGCGAATATCACCAGTCACGAGTCAAGCTTGGAAGACGAATCGGAGGAATCGAAAGCCATTCCTATCGTAATAATAGAGCCAAAGGTAGAAGTCGAGGAGGCGAGGAGTACGTTTCCTTGCTCGCAGGTGCAGAAAGCGAAAGGAGCTAACGCGACGAGTCCTCCGTTGAAATTGGAAATGATCGAGGAGAAGGCCTGCTTGCAGATTTCTTCGAAAGGATTGACCATAGCGAAGAATCTTGACTACGAGGACATCGAGTCTCTGCCGGAAATAATATCGCCTCCTCCGAAAACGCCACCAGCGTTGCCGCCTAAGCCGCAATTCAAAAACAACACGTTGATCCTGAAGAAGATCCCTAGTCCCTCGTTTCTGATCGACGAGACACGGAAGAAGCAACCGTTGCTCGAATCTGGTTCCTCCGAGCACAGCAAAAAGATCTTCGGCTTCATATCCTCGCCGTTGAAATCGGCCGGGATAAATATAACTTCCGCGCGAAGTTTGAACTTCGACGACGCCATCAATAAAGCCACGGGAACGAACGAGGAAGGGAATTTTTGGAAGAATCGATTCAATAACGTTCGTTCCTCGTTCCAGACGCGACAGAACAGCCTCGAAGCTAGCGGAGAGCAAGCTAGGAAGGTGCCTAGGGTGACCAACATCGTGCGCCATTTTGAAGAGTTCAAGATCGGCGGCGAGTCCGACGAGcaaacgaaggaaagaaataaaaCGAAGGAGAAGCACGTCCACGCCGAGTTCGATCAAGAATTCGACATCCGGCAGAATTTTGAAGAGTTCAATCTTGACGAGTGCAATTTGTCCGATGATCCGGACAGGCCGGAAGGCGACGGTTCAGAGAGACTTGGCAATCTTGGGGCCACGGTTAGTCAGAACGAAAAGAACGGCACAACCAAAGACAATAATAATGTTCCTGTTACTACGACGAGCAATTTGAGCAGCGGTTACGATCACTTTCTAGAAGCAACGGGTCTGAGCAATAAATCGATATTGACGCCTTCAAGGTTGTTGAGTAACCACAAAAGTATGCTGAAACCGAAAGACGTGAAATACAAGAATAAAATTAAAGCAACCGCTGTATTAGAGAAGCATGGTGTTTCGACTACCAGCAATACAACTCACGTGAGACATTGGACTGGACCGTTCGTCTGA
- the LOC117217920 gene encoding uncharacterized protein LOC117217920 isoform X3, with translation MSCRRRIDSKLWSDYTQTMETEVRTLKQELVRTQEALKTATKRCRDLVKELDNRAAGHESERSLRDQQLSRILRALLVLEARLKQEQKSIRQLLCEKDNVIRNQQLEIARLRRYTKNYIKCKREQTLGKTTIKMETANTIDECHLQSSNVEADLRQDNSISKDIQTLKCEIITKLNSSEVPVTLEGLDRGVKKTHSFAGSDISKTSLTSSENTDVSIITTTTEGSPSLLSTEGFCEGESTDVSPGSTLNKSSRCTPTMVTDSENETTMIFDDNDDDADAMITEKGSKLPKKKIGISRLKHPKACKESEVIEATSIARTESKDDGMDCNFASEDEEKEPEPIYVNACNETEATRNLEQTETVPEPLKATEDYSNNNSNDEGGNNNANENSIAQKMEIEEQNTEETSGNWYSDPDEDRINDDVFRHSTYRPNSNHNSVLECVNQILLRDMEEEESILSVPRRFKHRGRIVRFQPARLSDIESVGSEMERKNSEEPNTEQEVPASEFHDVPANSFEPSATEDEFGMSLAQTVPTNVAANITSHESSLEDESEESKAIPIVIIEPKVEVEEARSTFPCSQVQKAKGANATSPPLKLEMIEEKACLQISSKGLTIAKNLDYEDIESLPEIISPPPKTPPALPPKPQFKNNTLILKKIPSPSFLIDETRKKQPLLESGSSEHSKKIFGFISSPLKSAGINITSARSLNFDDAINKATGTNEEGNFWKNRFNNVRSSFQTRQNSLEASGEQARKVPRVTNIVRHFEEFKIGGESDEQTKERNKTKEKHVHAEFDQEFDIRQNFEEFNLDECNLSDDPDRPEGDGSERLGNLGATVSQNEKNGTTKDNNNVPVTTTSNLSSGYDHFLEATGLSNKSILTPSRLLSNHKSMLKPKDVKYKNKIKATAVLEKHGVSTTSNTTHVRHWTGPFV, from the exons ATGGAGACCGAGGTGCGAACGCTCAAGCAGGAGCTGGTTCGCACCCAGGAAGCCTTGAAGACGGCCACGAAGAGGTGCCGCGACCTGGTGAAAGAGCTGGACAATCGCGCCGCGGGTCATGAGTCCGAGAGGAGCCTCCGGGACCAGCAACTCTCGCGGATACTTCGCGCCCTGCTCGTCCTCGAAGCGCGGCTCAAGCAGGAGCAGAAGTCGATTAGGCAACTGCTCTGCGAAAAGGACAACGTCATTAGGAATCAACAGCTGGAGATCGCGAGGCTCAGGCGTTACACGAAGAACTACATCAAGTGCAAACGCGAGCAGACGCTCGGCAAAACCACGATAAAGATGGAAACGGCGAACACCATCGATGAGTGCCATCTGCAATCGTCCAACGTCGAA GCGGACCTCAGGCAGGACAACAGTATTAGCAAGGACATCCAGACGCTGAAATGCGAGATAATCACGAAGTTGAATTCGTCGGAAGTGCCTGTTACGCTCGAGGGCTTGGACAGAGGAGTGAAGAAGACCCACAGCTTCGCCGGCAGCGATATCTCGAAAACGAGTCTAACTAGTAGCGAGAACACGGACGTGTCCATTATCACGACCACCACGGAGGGCAGTCCTTCGCTGCTGAGCACAGAGGGTTTCTGCGAAGGCGAGAGCACGGACGTTTCTCCTGGCTCGACGCTGAACAAGTCCAGCAGATGTACACCGACCATGGTCACCGACAGCGAGAACGAGACCACGATGATTttcgacgacaacgacgacgacgcggaCGCCATGATCACGGAGAAAGGCTCGAAATTGCCCAAGAAGAAGATAGGTATAAGTAGATTAAAGCATCCGAAAGCTTGCAAAGAGTCGGAGGTGATAGAGGCTACGAGCATCGCGAGGACCGAGAGCAAGGACGACGGGATGGACTGCAATTTCGCCTCGGAGGACGAGGAGAAGGAACCGGAGCCCATTTATGTGAACGCTTGCAACGAGACCGAGGCAACTAGGAACTTGGAGCAAACCGAGACCGTGCCGGAGCCGCTGAAAGCGACTGAggattatagtaataataacagcaACGACGAGGGTGGTAATAACAACGCCAATGAGAATAGCAT AGCCCAAAAAATGGAGATCGAAGAACAAAACACGGAAGAAACCAGCGGGAACTGGTACAGCGATCCGGACGAGGACAGGATCAACGACGACGTTTTTAGGCACAGCACGTATCGACCAAATAGCAACCACAATTCCGTCTTGGAATGCGTGAACCAGATTCTTTTGAGAGATATGGAGGAAGAGGAAAGCATACTCTCCGTGCCTAGAAGATTCAAGCATCGGGGAAGAATCGTCCGGTTTCAGCCGGCAAGATTGTCCGACATCGAGTCGGTGGGTTCTGAGATGGAGAGGAAGAATTCCGAGGAACCTAACACGGAACAAGAGGTGCCGGCCTCCGAGTTTCACGATGTTCCTGCAAACAGTTTCGAGCCGTCTGCCACGGAAGATGAGTTTGGGATGAGCCTTGCCCAAACTGTTCCTACGAACGTTGCTGCGAATATCACCAGTCACGAGTCAAGCTTGGAAGACGAATCGGAGGAATCGAAAGCCATTCCTATCGTAATAATAGAGCCAAAGGTAGAAGTCGAGGAGGCGAGGAGTACGTTTCCTTGCTCGCAGGTGCAGAAAGCGAAAGGAGCTAACGCGACGAGTCCTCCGTTGAAATTGGAAATGATCGAGGAGAAGGCCTGCTTGCAGATTTCTTCGAAAGGATTGACCATAGCGAAGAATCTTGACTACGAGGACATCGAGTCTCTGCCGGAAATAATATCGCCTCCTCCGAAAACGCCACCAGCGTTGCCGCCTAAGCCGCAATTCAAAAACAACACGTTGATCCTGAAGAAGATCCCTAGTCCCTCGTTTCTGATCGACGAGACACGGAAGAAGCAACCGTTGCTCGAATCTGGTTCCTCCGAGCACAGCAAAAAGATCTTCGGCTTCATATCCTCGCCGTTGAAATCGGCCGGGATAAATATAACTTCCGCGCGAAGTTTGAACTTCGACGACGCCATCAATAAAGCCACGGGAACGAACGAGGAAGGGAATTTTTGGAAGAATCGATTCAATAACGTTCGTTCCTCGTTCCAGACGCGACAGAACAGCCTCGAAGCTAGCGGAGAGCAAGCTAGGAAGGTGCCTAGGGTGACCAACATCGTGCGCCATTTTGAAGAGTTCAAGATCGGCGGCGAGTCCGACGAGcaaacgaaggaaagaaataaaaCGAAGGAGAAGCACGTCCACGCCGAGTTCGATCAAGAATTCGACATCCGGCAGAATTTTGAAGAGTTCAATCTTGACGAGTGCAATTTGTCCGATGATCCGGACAGGCCGGAAGGCGACGGTTCAGAGAGACTTGGCAATCTTGGGGCCACGGTTAGTCAGAACGAAAAGAACGGCACAACCAAAGACAATAATAATGTTCCTGTTACTACGACGAGCAATTTGAGCAGCGGTTACGATCACTTTCTAGAAGCAACGGGTCTGAGCAATAAATCGATATTGACGCCTTCAAGGTTGTTGAGTAACCACAAAAGTATGCTGAAACCGAAAGACGTGAAATACAAGAATAAAATTAAAGCAACCGCTGTATTAGAGAAGCATGGTGTTTCGACTACCAGCAATACAACTCACGTGAGACATTGGACTGGACCGTTCGTCTGA